A region of the Dermatophagoides farinae isolate YC_2012a chromosome 7, ASM2471394v1, whole genome shotgun sequence genome:
TACCCCAAATCAAATCGctcatcatgaaaaaaattgtctgtgtaaacacaaaaaaaaccagctGCGCAGCTTCTGTCATtcatgaaaaatcatcacaatcgatttaatttcaatataataaaaatgttgatcattGTTTCGAGTTAGCAATTCGTTAATATTAGAGGGAATaatgttttaaaaaaataaaataagtcaatattttcaattgtgaTAATagtattcattattcaatacGCACACTTCAATCATGTTTTTCGAATTTGAAACATCCAATCAACCAAAAGATTCTTCGAAATCTTTGACAAATTTAACCACGAAAAAATCACCCATTTCACCATTAGCcattgattcatcaacatcgctTCTTACTAATCACATATCATCGTTACCGATAAGACATCGACGATATTCAATGCATTCATTCGTGGCAAcaggacaacaacaacaacagccaaatACATTAGGAACATTACGAGAAAATATTCCTACAAGTAGTAATTGTGATTTAGCTTTAATtacgaaaaagaaattgatgcTTCTGAGTGCTAATGGTTCGTCatctgcatcatcatcatgcattTCAAACGGGCCATTTTcgacaaaattaaaatcgaCTGAAGAAGGATTCATTGAACCGGATgttaaattgaatcaaacatttaCTAAGCGTAGTAATAGTGATCTAAGGAAAGAAGTTCTACTCGCTTCGATACAGCGATCATTGTCAGCTAGCAGTGAAGATTTGTttgtaatgaataaatcattaaattatgaatcctcaatgaatgaaacaacaaccgatagttcagatgatgatcctATGGATGTTCGAGATCGATATTCAGATTGTCAACCACaaacaacatcaatgatgatgatgaacactGATCGAACActggaatcatcatcaacatcggtGGCTATCCCAATGtcaataaacaatcaaaatagcACACCTGGTGGTCGTCATAGTTCACAAGCCATTTATATGCCATCGGAAACACAAATCAATCGtaagattcattttttcatttgaatctcTTTcttattttgaatcattttagAACGTTCGATGACAACATTTACATCGACTACATCGATGGCTGGAACggtaaaaaacaatcattcatctatcaatcatcagtcgaataatcaaaatcaacaatcgaATAACATATCAATGTTGAGCGATATgggaataatgatgataatgggcAGTGGTGGTAACGCTGGTGGTAgcagttcatcatcatattatagTCGTtgtaattcatcattttcatcgtcatccccatcatcatcaatggccaATATTTGTCAAACGGtacaatcatcaccatcaccaatgcgtacatcattgatgaaaaaacgaaTGTATTCTACATCACCATCGAAACCATattcaccaccattatcattgaatcatcatcaaaataatactAATAAAGATCAATCAatgccattatcatcaccagaTTGGGAAAAAGCATTTAAAAGACTTAAGGTGATGCATTCAGCAGCATCTGCAGCAACCGTATctgttgatttgaataatgatcatcatcatcatcatcatcatccacaacaGGAACAACTTAACGAATTGGCACAAGATTTCCATCGCCTTAAAACACCATTCacttgattcatttgtttgattatttccATTTGTGTTTAAATCTATGCATgtatcaacaatcaatcatcaataatttatttgcaaaataataaaattttaattgtcGTGTACAAAAAGTTAGTCTCAATTCAATCACACTCATTTCATTGTGGTCAATGAAAAGACCACTGAGTGAAAAGTTAATTCTTTTGTTCCGTATGCAAATCAAGTTACAatccattgtgtgtgtgtgtgttatataaatataaaaattattaaaatagGGATAGGGATaaccaatcaattcaaattcattcatttcattttgccAACTTTCAATTGTTAATTTGCCCATAACTATATGTAGGGCCATCTTTTATcgttatgttgttgttattatgacaatttttttttcatcgaccTGCTGTAAGCGATTTAATCTCATACGGACTGGATAACGGAGCAAAATCTGGAAAATCAGCTGCTcgtgattgatgatgaccatacGATGGTGATCGTCCTTCAGTTGTAGTGGTGCGGCGACTAtcataacgatgatgatggtctcTAGTCGAATGATGTTGTCTGCTGCTGTTCCAGTTATCACCTATTGGACTTGAAACTCGATAAGTGCTGCCATAAGAATCTTTGGGTAAACTTGAATAACGATCATCAAAAGCGGatggttgatgatcataagTTCGAtgtgtggatgatgatttatccaATTGTTCAAtctgatgattataaaatgaTCGTGAACGTCCCACCGTCGGTTGGCTTGGTGGACTTGATTCCATTATTGGTCTATGAATAAATTCGGTGGATGGTGGACCAGATGGTGGCAGCATTGGCGATACAGCTCGATCTCGAATACTCtgcaaattttttatcattaagaAACGAGCGATTAAACGTTGAACAGAACACTTACCTTTGTATGTTCAGCCGTTTTTTCACGGAATCGATCAAAATCACGTTTTACGTCAAATTTTTCTGCATCATTACGGAAAGACCGTTCAAAATCTTCTTCGAATGTTTTATCCTCAACAACGCGATCATTTTCTGTGGCgaattttgatgttttcaCCCGTGCCTGTATAAATCCTTTATCATCGACATCAccttgataataatatttgggtttattatcaataaaacaatcattatcatccacattgaatgatgatcgtaatgatgttgatccatgatgatcacaatcacaatctGACATTGATGCCTGTGTAGATGCATCATCTTTTCtagttgtttttgttattgtcgtGTAATGAGGCCTCCCTGATTTTTTATTGCTTCCAGAACTTTTTAATGAACGCATTTTATCCGACAATCGATATACTTCAGATGTTtcaattatatcatcatcacctgtatgatgatgatggtggtggtttttgtttctatttgaaaaagaaaattttaccaataaatttgttattagcaaatgaaagaaaacattACTTTTTCGATGAAGATTTACGATCTTTTGACATGCTCAATGAACTATTTGTGCGTATCgatcgatgatcatcattgtgatggccatgatgattgtattcaAGTTGTCGTTGATGGGTGGTATGATTATCACTTTCAATCATACGTTCTGCTTGTTGTTCCGgtaattcatcatcttcatattCTTCATGatattgtgtttgtgttgtttCCGTATTGAGCAATCCATCTTTACCAAGTCTTGATACTTCAAGGATTTCATCAcgatcatttgtttttcgtcCTTTTGCCGAGAAATGTACAAGTTTTCCACGTGGTATGGCAGGAATTTCATTctcaattgaaatcaatttatttggaTCTTCAACCGCACGTCGATGAATATCCGGGCCATCTAATTCCCGAAGACTTTCATCGtgatattgataattttcttcttttgctTCTTTTGTTACATTATGAGTGACAGTTTTCTCGGCTATCACTTGATTACCAATATCTTTTCGATATTTTTCCGGCACATCTGAATCACCAAGCATACGATGTTTAGTATCTTCTTGTTCATCAGATTTTTGATCTTCagttgttttggttgttaCTTGTGGTCCACTATCGGCAATCACTTTGCCATCTTCCATTATGATCTGTCGTTGTACACGTGTTTCcacttgttttgttttatgattTATTCGTCGTTTGGTTGTTGTCCATTCTTCCTGGGTACCGGGTGGTGGTACTACACCGGAATTTATGTCA
Encoded here:
- the LOC124496936 gene encoding uncharacterized protein LOC124496936; this translates as MFFEFETSNQPKDSSKSLTNLTTKKSPISPLAIDSSTSLLTNHISSLPIRHRRYSMHSFVATGQQQQQPNTLGTLRENIPTSSNCDLALITKKKLMLLSANGSSSASSSCISNGPFSTKLKSTEEGFIEPDVKLNQTFTKRSNSDLRKEVLLASIQRSLSASSEDLFVMNKSLNYESSMNETTTDSSDDDPMDVRDRYSDCQPQTTSMMMMNTDRTLESSSTSVAIPMSINNQNSTPGGRHSSQAIYMPSETQINQRSMTTFTSTTSMAGTVKNNHSSINHQSNNQNQQSNNISMLSDMGIMMIMGSGGNAGGSSSSSYYSRCNSSFSSSSPSSSMANICQTVQSSPSPMRTSLMKKRMYSTSPSKPYSPPLSLNHHQNNTNKDQSMPLSSPDWEKAFKRLKVMHSAASAATVSVDLNNDHHHHHHHPQQEQLNELAQDFHRLKTPFT
- the LOC124496935 gene encoding uncharacterized protein LOC124496935, which gives rise to MAERESHDRSYSSSVDTSSLGSNRNKVVTKKTTTVVPYDINSGVVPPPGTQEEWTTTKRRINHKTKQVETRVQRQIIMEDGKVIADSGPQVTTKTTEDQKSDEQEDTKHRMLGDSDVPEKYRKDIGNQVIAEKTVTHNVTKEAKEENYQYHDESLRELDGPDIHRRAVEDPNKLISIENEIPAIPRGKLVHFSAKGRKTNDRDEILEVSRLGKDGLLNTETTQTQYHEEYEDDELPEQQAERMIESDNHTTHQRQLEYNHHGHHNDDHRSIRTNSSLSMSKDRKSSSKKNKNHHHHHHTGDDDIIETSEVYRLSDKMRSLKSSGSNKKSGRPHYTTITKTTRKDDASTQASMSDCDCDHHGSTSLRSSFNVDDNDCFIDNKPKYYYQGDVDDKGFIQARVKTSKFATENDRVVEDKTFEEDFERSFRNDAEKFDVKRDFDRFREKTAEHTKSIRDRAVSPMLPPSGPPSTEFIHRPIMESSPPSQPTVGRSRSFYNHQIEQLDKSSSTHRTYDHQPSAFDDRYSSLPKDSYGSTYRVSSPIGDNWNSSRQHHSTRDHHHRYDSRRTTTTEGRSPSYGHHQSRAADFPDFAPLSSPYEIKSLTAGR